Part of the Nicotiana sylvestris chromosome 5, ASM39365v2, whole genome shotgun sequence genome is shown below.
agaAGATGACAGATGAGAAGAGTCAATATATCATCAGCATTGCGTTATTTGACATCTAAGCCTTTCGACATCGGAGTGCTTCAGAGGCTTCAGCATGAAAATCTGAGCTCCTTCTTCCATGCATCTGTCCATTTCACACAAGTACTCTTTGTTCAGTATCAGATCACAGCTACAAAAatgaaatataatataatattgaGGTGGTTAGTTAATTACTATAAGACAAAAATATATTACTGATTAATTCGAGTTGGAATATTCTCTGATGACACTATCACAACCGGCACATCCTTCATGATCGACGATTCCTGCTTGCAATGCAATGAAGCAAATTTGAGTTCAAACTCATGATGAGTAACTAAATTAAAGAGTTATTTTTGTAGAATTAATTATGTGCAGAAGTATATATGTTGCTGCTCACTGGGAATGAACTACCTACCTTGATTTTCTTAAGCAGTTCATAACCTGTCATTCCTGGCATGCAATAATCTGTGATTATCATATTAACTTTTGAACCCTGCACTCAAGAAACTATATAAATTAACACCACAACTAATTAGTAGAGCCTGTAATATTCAAGTATTTGAGTGTTTAAGTTATATACACAGATCTAGTTGCAATTCAATTGGTTATATTACTTTATTTTTTAGATTGTCATATAACGTGACCACTGCGCAGAATGCAaactcaatctttattcaatagAGACTCACATTGCTATTTGTAGAGCTGTCATGATGTGCTCCCAAACCCAAGTACTCCAAAGCCCTCAGACCATCTTCTGCGGTAGTTACTGAAGGAAACTTTCAAATCATGAGATTTATTGATCCAATATTCACTTGCTTGTGCATTAATATAATGTTTCACATTAACATCTTTAATAGCCATGTGTAGAGCAAAACAATCGCGTAATTTAACAGTTGGATtgcagcaaaaaaaaaaaaagaacttaaTTAGCTTGTATATATGTACAAGGTACAGATAATCCAGTGAATGGATGGTGTTAATTTCCGACCAAACTGAGACAATATAGTAAGTTATATTATATATCCGGGTTGTGTCTTTCCCATTTATGGGTAAGGAAAATAATGAAAAGCAACGAGTTGAGTCGCGCACGTTATGAACCACATGGGCTGAAAAGAAAGTCTACAACGAAGGATTGTGAAAGATTTAAAGATGTAAAACAAACATAAAGAAAAACAACGTAGGTACAGCTGTTGGCAAATCCAAAAGGTTGACCAAAGGACTAGGTAAATGTCAATATCGATTGAGTTTTCAGGCACGCTTTAGTTTTTTTCCCCTTCGACTAAGAGTTTTCTTCTTCGGGGACCTGGTGGGGGTGTTGAGTCCTAGCGTAGGCAGAATTTTACACATATAGTGTCACATATATTcataatttggtttttaattaagcGGGATTAGATCGAGGTTTTGGTGCTTATTAAAGCTTTACTTCATATACCAACTAatatttgtattattttaattaaaatagaGGCAGATCCACTGTTAAACTTGAGAGGTTTGGCTTATAGTTTTTTTTAATACTAACCttattttagttttaaaattaagggttcaaatataatatttatgtacattttagtAGATTTTCACTTATAAATCATGTTCAATATGGAAAATATACATGAACCTGCTGGCGATGTGATGAATCTGCCTTGTTTTAATGTGGTGGCGACCTTTATATTATCTATGTACCTACTGTTTCTAGAAAAAAATTGTGTACACAGAATATTAGAAAAATATTCTTGCAAAGCAGTATTTGATGACATATATCCTTGCTAAAGGGTGTCTCCTGTTGAAAGATTCAACATTATAAAATCTTCATCTCCTGTCTTTCTTATGTTCCTCTTTTCTGGGAATTTTATTTGTCTACGACTCTACGTTGCACAATGCAGTGCTTGAGAAAACATCCCATCCACTTAttctaattaaattaaattaaattaaatacaaGGTGAGGATATTCAAAAAAAAGTGCTTACCTTTGCAAGAGGATTTCTTGAGTAACTTCTCCACAAGTTTACGATCAACAAGATTGTCATCCACAGCTAGCACATGGGGTTCGCTTGAAATTGATAACGATGAAGCAGAAGAAGCAAAGGTCTCCATTTTTTTCACTTAATCCGCAGAAATTTCACTTTTACACAAGAAAATAACATGCAGAGAGAAAAATCAAGAATGAAACTTTAAAGAAAAAGTAatggaaagaaagaagaagaagaagaagaggaggaggaggaggaggagaagaagaggtAATTGGACTAAAAGGATGGCGTGGAGTGGTTTTTTTAAGGGAAGGAAtcaacaaaataaaatcaaataaaaggATTGTCACAGATATTTCGCGATCTTCATATTTGGGCTCTCTTGATTTTCACTTAAACAATATCCATAAGTATATATATCTGCACACCGATTCCTGCTATGCTCCCTCCAGCTCAttccttattttctttctttttcgtactgggggggggggggggtggtgtTCGGAGGACAATATTTTGGTTTTAGTATATGTAGGTAATTAAAGAGTAATCATCGGTAGTGTAAAAGAATGCTATAGGTAACTGCACATGTTGAGAGAAATTAGTAACATGAAAATGAAGACAGACCATTTGTAACAATATGTTAAATTACATTGATAgtacaaaaaaaattatattgcgATTATACATATATACAAGTTAAATTAATAAACAAATAACTAAACTATTTGATATTTAAAAAAAGTCAAGTAGGTCTCAGTATTTCATTTGATGTGGTCATATGGAAGATGGAATAGGATGCAGAGTATCTGCTGGCAAAATAGAAAGGATTTTGAAAATAAACGATACGGTATCCAAATAAATCCTCACCAAAATCTGGATGCTGCATTGTTAAGATTTCCCACAGTAAATTTTCACGAAGAGATGTGTTGTCTCTTGAACTCAGTCAGAGTAATTACTAAGCATGCAATCAATGGGTTCTGATTTTCATTCAATTTCAATACATCATCATTCAATTAAATTGCATTTAATGTGGTGATTCGCTGCCGTAGTTAATGGATTTAGCTTGTATTTACACTATCAATATGCTCCCTCCGTCTCAAATTATCTACCGTATTCTTTGAAAATAattgtaacgactcggccggtcattttaagaatttgaaGCTCCGTTCGGCGGCATAAGGTCTTGAACAGCTTCATAATATGtttatcgacttgcgtgcatgattgAATTCAGTTACCGGATGTTCGAAGTCGAATtagaagaaggaatctagttttgaaaGCATAagtggtgagaatttgaccggaatgtgacttttgtgtaaacggctccgggatgagttttggatgatgtcagcagcttcgtatggtgattttggacttaggcgcgcgcccggatttggatttggaggtccgtagagtaATTTGAGGCAAAtcggcgaaagttgaaaaagttgaagtttggaaaatggagaagtttgacccacgATTGACTTTTGTTATATCAGGGTTGGAATGCGATTTCGAGAGTTGGAGCATCTCTGtcatgtctgcaaaatttggcgccattccgagttgatttgattgATTTCGGCACGAGTTTTCGAAGTTGGAACATTTGGAAGTTCATTGTTCGATTCATGGCGCGATTTGCATTTTCGGTGTTGTTTGATATAATTTGAGACCCCGAGCGAGTCTGTGTTAGGTTATagaacttgtttgtgtgtttagacggggtctcgAGGGCCCTGGGTCTGTTCCGGATGGGCTACGAGTCAATTCTTCTTATTTTTGAACTACTGATTCTCTCTTCTGGTGAccttcttcacgatcgcgaagtgCTTTTCACGTTCGCGAAGTGCTTCTGCTAACCACCCCAAATTTCATCTTCGCGTTCGGGAAGGTCTGTCTTTTCCTTCATCGCGCTCGCGTTCATCTCACGTGTTCGCGTAGTTAGGCAATTCCACTCTTCGTGTACTGCTTCGCCCGTTCGTGAAAACCAGTCGCTGGGCCATCACacttttcttcttcgcgttcgcgaacgtgtggttgcgttcgcgaagcacaactgaGCAGctttcattttccttcttcgcgtacGCGATTGTTCTTCCGCGTTCGTGATGCATAACTACTGGGCAGGCATAATATATTCCCAAATCGAGGGTTAgaccatttttatcatattttgacttgTAGAGCTCGATTTTGAGCGATTTtttgtgggtttttcaagcaaatcgattgggcaagtgttcttcacctagaatttaaTATGTTCCacgattttatctttatttttatcatttaatttgtgttttgagttgaggaaaatggTGGT
Proteins encoded:
- the LOC104224749 gene encoding two-component response regulator ARR17-like; translated protein: METFASSASSLSISSEPHVLAVDDNLVDRKLVEKLLKKSSCKVTTAEDGLRALEYLGLGAHHDSSTNSNGSKVNMIITDYCMPGMTGYELLKKIKESSIMKDVPVVIVSSENIPTRINQCMEEGAQIFMLKPLKHSDVERLRCQITQC